CGGACCGCGCCTGCACCCGTGGGGGACGGATACAGACGCGGCCCGGAGCATACGCCCCGAAAAGCCCGCAGGGAACGGACCCGTCGCCGTATCCGCGGGACCCTGAATGTAATCCCGCCGATATTTGTTAACCAACCTTACCCACAGATGCGGTCAATGCGTCACACCGTCAGGGCGGCAAGCAGCGGGGTCCACTGTGCGCGCATCGGCGCATAAAGCTTCTGGGGCTTGTCGAAGACGGTCAGCCCGACCTCGGCCAGGTCGCCATAGGCGACACGTTCCGCAATCGTCGCGACCGGCATTTGCCCCATCTTCTCGGCAAAGGCGGCAAGCCGGGTCGCATCGCGCCCCCGCGCACGCACGCGGTTGGCCACCAGTTCGACCCCGACCTTGCCCTTTCGGATGCGCTTGATCCCGTCGATTTCCTTCAGGAACCGCCGCGTGGCATCGGCATCGAAGAACGACGGCAAGACGGGCACCACCACGGCCTTTGCCTCAGCCACCAACTGAGCAGCCGTTTCTTCGTAGAGAGACCCGGGCGCGTCCACGATGATCCAGTCGGTCCCTTTCGTACCCTTGCCCAGCATCGCGGGTTCCGACCAGTCCAGCGGGCGGATTTCCGGCACGTCTTCCGGCCGCCGCTTCAGCCAGCGCCACGATGATTTCTGCGGATCGGCATCGGCCAGCGCCACCTTCCAGCCACCGTCGGCCAACGCGGCCGCCAAGGTCACCGCAATCGTCGTTTTCCCGCAACCGCCCTTGCGATTGGCAATCAGAACGGTCTTCATCCCGTTTTCCTCCACCGCCACCTCGCGCCAACCATACCCGATGGAAATGGCTATGCAATGTATATACGGACCTTGAACCCGACCGCTTGACAGGCCGAAGCAAGCAGGCCGATCATGTCGGGCATCTGAAGGGAGTTTGCCGGTGCCGGAAACCATTGTCGTCGCAACCGACCTGTCCCCCCGTGCCGACCGTGCCGTGCAGCGCGCCTTTCGCCTTGCGAACTGGCATGATGCCAAGCTGCTGCTTCTTTCGGTCATCGATGAAGCCCTGCCCGCCGAGATCGCGACCCAGATGGGCGAGGCCGCCGAACTGCGCCTTGCGCAATTTGCCGCCTCTGTCCCCTATTCGGGCGAGGTTTGCCACGACACCCGCGTGATCGTCGACGACCCGGCGCATGGCATCCCGGCGGTGGCTGCGGAAGCGGGGGCCGATCTTCTGGTTCTCGGCCTGCATCGGCCGCGCCCCTTCCTCGACCTGCTACGCGAAACGACGATGGAGCGGATCGTGCGGCTCTGCCCCGTTCCGGTGCTGCTGGTCCATGACCCGGTCGATCACACCTACTCCACCGTGCTGGCCGCGCTTGACTTCAGCCCCGCCTCGACCGCTGCGACAGACCTTGCCGCGACCCTCGCCCCCGAGGCCGATCTTTTCGGCGTCCATGCCCTGCATATTCCCTATCACGGCTTCATCGCGCCGGTCGGCTCCGCCGGGGCCGAGGCGCCGTTTCACCGAGAGGCGGAAGACCGCCTTTCGGCATGGCGGAAGGACTCAGCCATAGCCGCGCGTCTGAAAGACGTCACCATCGCCGAAGGCGCCGCCCATCAGGTGCTGGCCGAACGGATCGCCGCGCTGAAACCGGACCTTCTGGCGCTTGGCGCCCATGGCCGCGCAGGGGCCGCGCCCTCGATCCTCGGCAGCCTTGCCAACGACATGATCCGTGAACCACCCTGCGACGTGCTGATCGCGCGGCCCCAAAAGGTATAGATCACCGGCTGGGATCGTTTGGCGGTCGCCGTCTGAACAGCCCGGCCCACCGACCGCAAACGAAAATGGGGCGGGTCCAGGACCCGCCCCATTCAAGACGTTCAAAAGACTATGGATCAACGCGTCGCGCGACGGCGGGAGACCACCATGGCGCCCAGGCCGGTCACCAGAAGCACGCCACCCGCCGGCAGCGGGACCGGATCGGGGTTCGGGCCAACATAGCCGTCATACAGGAATTCCTGCGTGTTCAGCACAACCTGCGCTTCGTTCGCGTCGACAGAGTTGAGCCAGTCGATATCGCCGAATGCCGCAATCCGGCCAGCGCCGAGATCGGTTTCGTCCCAGCCAGCCGCCACGGCCCGGCCGGTCACATCGGACGACACCACGACGTTGCGGCCGCTGACACCCGAAATCTGACCCGGGGACGACGGAGGCCAGCCCACGGCCAGATCGGCGTCAAGGTTCCCGATGGCGTTCGCGTTGTAGGTGAAGGTGCCGGACACGTCACCAAAGCCGCCAACGGTCACATCGCCGGCCAGCAGGCTGGAATCGATGATCCGTTCCACACTGTCATTCGCCGCTTCGCAGCAGGGACGTTCAAAGGTCAGGTAAAGCCCCCCGCCATTGGCGACGAAGTCAATCAGCTGGTCTTCAAGCGCCGTCCCGTAGGACGAGTTGTAGCTGAGCGACCAGACGGTGTCGAACACGCTCAGGTCAACCGGAACGCTCGAACGGCTCACATTCGTGACCGTATCGCCCTGCCCTTCAAGGATGGTCTGCACTTCGTCCTGCGCATAGCCGCGATCGCCGAAAATCAGCACATTTGCTGCAGACGCAGCATTCGCGGTCAGGGCCAAGGCCGCGACCGCAGTCAAAGTCTTCTTGATCATAGATCTAACTCCATCTGTTTTCTGGATACAATGTACCCACCCCAGCGACAGATGCCGCCAATACGCGGCACAAGTCAGGGCCGATTTCTCGGCCTATCCCCACGTCAACGTTAACACCGGTTAAGGGGCCGGGAAACAGGAAAGTGATCGAAAATCAGCCACTTAAGGTTGCACTGTGGGGGCGGGATGCGCGCATTCGGTGAGGCCGTCGAAAACCTGATCGCAACGCGGAAGCCGGGCCTCCGTGCAGTTGGCGCACAGGACCGGGGGGCCTAACGCCTCGGAACCACCCGATCGGCTTGCGGCAGCGCCAGTGGGGAACCATGATGCCAACGCGCTTGACACAAGCCGGGATGTCTCAAGAGCGGGCCTCAGGGAGCTATCGTGAGGATTTGTCATGCGCCACTTGATTGCTT
The genomic region above belongs to Rhodovulum sp. P5 and contains:
- a CDS encoding ParA family protein, which codes for MKTVLIANRKGGCGKTTIAVTLAAALADGGWKVALADADPQKSSWRWLKRRPEDVPEIRPLDWSEPAMLGKGTKGTDWIIVDAPGSLYEETAAQLVAEAKAVVVPVLPSFFDADATRRFLKEIDGIKRIRKGKVGVELVANRVRARGRDATRLAAFAEKMGQMPVATIAERVAYGDLAEVGLTVFDKPQKLYAPMRAQWTPLLAALTV
- a CDS encoding universal stress protein; amino-acid sequence: MPETIVVATDLSPRADRAVQRAFRLANWHDAKLLLLSVIDEALPAEIATQMGEAAELRLAQFAASVPYSGEVCHDTRVIVDDPAHGIPAVAAEAGADLLVLGLHRPRPFLDLLRETTMERIVRLCPVPVLLVHDPVDHTYSTVLAALDFSPASTAATDLAATLAPEADLFGVHALHIPYHGFIAPVGSAGAEAPFHREAEDRLSAWRKDSAIAARLKDVTIAEGAAHQVLAERIAALKPDLLALGAHGRAGAAPSILGSLANDMIREPPCDVLIARPQKV
- a CDS encoding VPLPA-CTERM sorting domain-containing protein translates to MIKKTLTAVAALALTANAASAANVLIFGDRGYAQDEVQTILEGQGDTVTNVSRSSVPVDLSVFDTVWSLSYNSSYGTALEDQLIDFVANGGGLYLTFERPCCEAANDSVERIIDSSLLAGDVTVGGFGDVSGTFTYNANAIGNLDADLAVGWPPSSPGQISGVSGRNVVVSSDVTGRAVAAGWDETDLGAGRIAAFGDIDWLNSVDANEAQVVLNTQEFLYDGYVGPNPDPVPLPAGGVLLVTGLGAMVVSRRRATR